Proteins from one Mucilaginibacter jinjuensis genomic window:
- a CDS encoding RagB/SusD family nutrient uptake outer membrane protein codes for MKKNFISYIVAGMALVMLQPACKTTDIQPVDRISSEVAFTTHDKINAAVIGVYDGLQSPEFLSGRSLIYSDVLGQDVVVAGASAFFYSIYSNTMISTDGYATPEWNAGYAAVAKANRTMEGIQANLAAAGNDAKAFMAECEFGRALAYFTLVNHFAQPYNFTAGATHLGVPLILKSSSAFTSADLVPRASVGDVYKQIIADLKDAEVNLPADQGDEAVERANKYAASALLARVYLYQGDYANAKAEADKVINAGVYSLNADPTACFALGNYTTSESIFSIANSISDNPNTNNALPMHYNSQLKGGRADIVVSNTFLTLPGFATDDKRRALMYSETKGGSTLTYCGKYTDVSGRADWAPILRYAEVLLTDAEATVRVSGTVDAGSLAKLNQVRDRSRVSAPQYTLASFATANDFINAVLLERRIELAFEGHRIGDALRNKQGITGKQNYPDFSAAADVPYGSDKEIFPIPSTDIKLNPNLVQNPGY; via the coding sequence AAAAGAATTTTATATCATATATAGTAGCGGGGATGGCATTAGTGATGTTACAACCCGCCTGTAAGACTACCGATATCCAGCCCGTGGACAGGATCTCGAGCGAGGTAGCTTTTACAACGCACGATAAAATCAATGCTGCGGTAATTGGTGTTTATGATGGCCTACAAAGCCCTGAGTTTTTATCTGGCCGATCATTAATTTATAGCGATGTGTTAGGACAGGATGTTGTTGTTGCGGGTGCAAGCGCATTCTTCTACAGCATATACTCTAATACAATGATTTCTACTGATGGTTATGCAACACCTGAGTGGAACGCAGGTTATGCTGCCGTTGCAAAAGCCAATCGTACCATGGAAGGTATACAAGCTAATTTAGCTGCAGCCGGCAATGATGCAAAAGCATTCATGGCTGAGTGTGAATTTGGCAGAGCGTTGGCTTACTTTACATTAGTAAATCATTTTGCACAGCCGTATAATTTTACAGCTGGCGCAACGCACTTAGGCGTGCCTTTGATCTTAAAATCATCAAGTGCATTTACAAGTGCAGATTTGGTGCCTCGTGCAAGCGTAGGTGATGTTTACAAACAAATTATTGCTGATTTGAAAGATGCAGAAGTTAATCTTCCTGCAGACCAAGGCGATGAGGCTGTTGAGCGTGCAAATAAATATGCAGCATCTGCATTATTAGCACGTGTATATTTATACCAGGGCGATTACGCCAATGCGAAAGCAGAAGCTGATAAAGTAATTAATGCTGGTGTTTATTCATTAAACGCAGATCCAACTGCTTGTTTTGCTTTAGGTAATTACACTACAAGCGAAAGCATCTTCTCGATTGCTAACAGCATAAGTGATAACCCTAACACTAACAATGCATTACCAATGCACTATAATTCACAGTTAAAAGGTGGACGTGCAGATATCGTAGTTTCAAATACTTTCTTAACTCTTCCTGGTTTTGCTACCGATGATAAAAGAAGAGCTTTAATGTATTCTGAAACAAAAGGCGGCAGTACACTTACCTATTGCGGTAAATATACTGACGTATCTGGAAGAGCTGACTGGGCCCCTATTCTTAGATATGCAGAAGTATTGTTAACAGATGCAGAGGCAACTGTTAGAGTTTCTGGTACTGTTGATGCTGGTTCATTAGCCAAATTAAACCAAGTTAGAGATCGTTCAAGAGTATCTGCACCTCAATATACATTAGCAAGCTTTGCTACAGCTAATGATTTTATTAATGCAGTATTATTAGAGAGAAGGATTGAGCTTGCGTTTGAAGGACACCGTATTGGCGATGCCCTGCGTAACAAACAAGGTATTACTGGTAAACAGAATTATCCTGATTTTTCTGCGGCTGCTGATGTACCATACGGTTCAGATAAAGAGATTTTCCCAATACCAAGTACAGATATCAAATTAAATCCAAACCTGGTACAAAACCCTGGTTATTAA
- a CDS encoding SusC/RagA family TonB-linked outer membrane protein: protein MKKILLNFLWVLIIMGSNAYAQTRTVTGTVTGKDDGLPLPGVSVVVKGTKTGTQTGPDGSYGIKVAPGQSLVFTFVGFASQTHIPSGDRLNVTLTGSASALNEVVVVGYGTQVKRDNIASISNVKGKDLAEQPVQNFQQSLGGRAAGVQVSIGSSVVNNQPTIRIRGINSLALSSQPLFIIDGIPSFSDNTNGSSATSSPLSAIDPNDIESIDVLKDAAATAIYGSRAANGVVVVTTKKGKKGKTVVSMDNWIGVSKVMRLPDLLNAQQYVTLKNEALTNAGLFNPTTTYFALGTDASGNTINTNWFDYVYRTGKAYNSSIAISGANDNTSYYLSANYSNQDGVLAKNGYERKGINANIDHKVSKIITLGAKVAYSNESNLSATTSGSQSGEAFNIAGLGRIPLVSPPNVSPYNNDGSYNLSGNTLGLGANKGISTSYYNIVPILDLNRSNSYVNHITSNIYLQVKPLSWITLKTMYGIDNFLVDNDIFQSPVHGDGAPNGSATATYSKNMRWVWDNTAQFDHSFGKHSLSLLAGNEQQRDIVRGFGLNRTIISDPSFNVVQAGYATTVTSGLSYGDNYLVSFFGRLNYDFDKKYYLTGTLRQDQDSRFGPDKKKGIFASAAAGWEITREKFWSAIGADKIFSSFKIRGSYGKVGNNLGLSNYASYGLYANGLYNGAATLAYNQTGNNLLGWETSRKTDIGFNFGVLKDRITGEVAYYKNNISGLIFQVREAPSAGLPTDPYVNIGNMYNKGLEITLNADAIRTKDFTWTSSFNISFNQNKLTSIVPGITRLTQQSSANETTNINEVGHSVGSLYIIRTAGVDPATGRRIFINGQNQKVYYNYAGGNLAWTYADGSKAPAITQASDAVNYANTAPKEIGGFTNTFRYKNFDLNVLLTYQLGYQIYWGTHAGLLDQRFWNNSTEVLNRWTTPGQVTNIPKVVYGDNVSNGSSLPLDINVFNGNFLKLKSLNFGYSLPKELLSRFGISNLRFYVSGYNLAMITKYPGPDPEVSSNGPGNTSTGFTSNSTQGVDRNSAANARTYTAGFSVKF from the coding sequence ATGAAAAAAATTCTACTCAATTTTTTATGGGTTTTGATTATTATGGGCTCAAATGCCTATGCCCAAACCCGAACAGTTACCGGTACAGTTACCGGTAAAGACGATGGCTTACCACTCCCAGGTGTAAGTGTTGTTGTAAAAGGTACCAAAACCGGTACTCAAACAGGTCCCGATGGTTCTTATGGTATTAAAGTTGCCCCAGGGCAATCATTGGTGTTTACTTTTGTGGGCTTTGCTTCACAAACACATATCCCAAGCGGCGACAGATTAAATGTTACACTTACCGGTTCGGCCAGTGCACTTAACGAGGTTGTGGTTGTGGGTTATGGTACCCAGGTAAAAAGAGATAACATTGCCAGTATCTCTAATGTTAAAGGTAAAGACCTTGCAGAGCAACCGGTACAAAACTTCCAGCAATCATTAGGCGGCCGTGCTGCCGGTGTGCAGGTATCAATCGGTAGCAGTGTTGTTAATAACCAGCCAACTATCCGTATCCGTGGTATTAACTCATTAGCGCTAAGCTCGCAGCCACTTTTCATTATTGATGGTATTCCGTCTTTTTCTGATAACACAAATGGTAGCTCTGCAACAAGCAGCCCGCTTTCTGCAATTGACCCTAATGATATCGAGAGCATCGATGTTTTAAAAGATGCTGCTGCAACTGCTATTTATGGTAGCCGTGCTGCTAACGGTGTTGTTGTGGTAACTACCAAAAAAGGTAAAAAAGGTAAAACTGTAGTTTCAATGGATAACTGGATTGGTGTAAGCAAAGTAATGCGCCTGCCAGACCTGTTAAACGCTCAGCAATATGTTACCTTAAAAAACGAAGCATTAACTAATGCCGGTTTATTTAACCCAACTACAACTTACTTTGCTTTAGGTACTGATGCTAGCGGTAATACAATTAATACCAACTGGTTTGATTATGTATACAGAACGGGTAAAGCTTACAATAGCAGTATTGCTATTTCTGGTGCTAATGATAACACCAGCTATTACTTATCTGCTAACTACAGCAATCAGGATGGTGTTTTAGCAAAAAACGGTTATGAACGTAAGGGTATCAATGCAAATATTGATCATAAAGTAAGTAAGATCATTACATTGGGAGCTAAAGTTGCTTACTCAAACGAAAGCAACTTATCAGCTACTACTTCAGGTTCACAAAGCGGTGAGGCATTTAATATTGCTGGTTTGGGCCGTATTCCATTGGTGAGCCCGCCAAACGTATCACCATATAATAACGATGGTTCTTATAATTTAAGCGGTAATACTTTAGGCTTAGGTGCTAACAAAGGTATTTCTACCAGTTATTATAACATTGTTCCTATTTTAGATTTAAACAGATCTAATAGTTATGTTAACCACATTACCTCTAACATCTATTTACAAGTAAAACCATTATCATGGATTACTTTGAAAACCATGTATGGTATTGATAACTTCCTGGTGGATAATGATATTTTCCAATCTCCTGTACATGGTGATGGCGCGCCTAACGGTTCGGCAACAGCTACCTACTCAAAAAATATGAGATGGGTTTGGGATAACACCGCGCAATTTGATCATTCATTTGGCAAACATAGCCTAAGCTTATTAGCTGGTAATGAACAACAACGCGATATTGTTAGAGGTTTCGGTTTAAACCGTACCATTATTTCTGATCCTTCATTTAACGTAGTTCAGGCTGGTTATGCTACAACAGTAACTTCTGGTTTATCTTATGGCGATAACTACCTGGTATCATTCTTCGGTCGTTTAAACTATGATTTCGACAAGAAATATTACCTTACCGGAACCTTACGTCAGGATCAGGATTCTCGTTTTGGTCCTGATAAAAAGAAAGGGATATTTGCAAGTGCTGCCGCAGGATGGGAAATTACAAGAGAGAAATTTTGGAGCGCAATTGGTGCCGACAAAATATTCAGCAGCTTTAAAATCAGAGGTAGCTATGGTAAAGTTGGTAACAACTTAGGTTTATCAAACTACGCTTCTTATGGTTTATACGCAAACGGTTTATATAACGGTGCAGCAACATTGGCATACAACCAAACCGGTAACAACTTGTTAGGTTGGGAAACCAGTAGAAAAACAGATATCGGTTTTAACTTTGGTGTGCTTAAAGACCGTATTACAGGTGAGGTTGCTTACTACAAAAACAACATCTCTGGTTTAATTTTCCAGGTGCGTGAAGCTCCTTCTGCTGGTTTACCAACAGATCCTTATGTTAACATTGGTAACATGTATAACAAAGGTTTGGAGATTACCTTAAATGCTGATGCCATCAGAACAAAAGACTTTACATGGACTTCTTCTTTCAACATTAGCTTTAACCAAAACAAGTTAACATCAATTGTACCGGGTATTACCCGCCTAACACAACAAAGTTCGGCTAACGAAACAACAAACATTAACGAAGTTGGCCACTCTGTAGGTAGTTTATACATTATCCGCACTGCTGGTGTTGACCCTGCAACTGGTCGCCGTATCTTCATCAACGGTCAAAACCAAAAAGTTTATTATAACTACGCTGGTGGTAACCTGGCATGGACTTATGCCGATGGTTCAAAAGCCCCTGCAATTACCCAGGCAAGTGATGCGGTTAACTACGCAAATACAGCGCCGAAAGAAATTGGTGGTTTTACCAACACATTCCGTTACAAGAATTTTGACTTAAACGTATTGTTAACTTACCAATTAGGCTACCAGATTTATTGGGGTACCCATGCAGGTTTGCTTGATCAGCGTTTCTGGAACAACTCAACCGAGGTGTTAAACAGATGGACAACACCTGGTCAGGTTACCAATATCCCTAAAGTGGTTTATGGTGATAACGTTTCAAATGGTTCATCTTTACCTCTTGATATTAACGTATTTAATGGTAATTTCCTGAAACTTAAATCATTAAACTTTGGTTACTCTTTACCAAAAGAGTTGCTTAGCAGATTTGGTATATCTAACTTAAGGTTTTATGTAAGTGGTTACAACTTAGCCATGATTACCAAATATCCTGGTCCGGATCCTGAAGTTTCTTCAAATGGTCCAGGTAACACAAGCACCGGCTTTACATCAAACAGTACGCAAGGTGTTGACAGAAACTCTGCAGCAAACGCAAGAACATATACAGCTGGTTTCTCTGTTAAATTTTAA
- a CDS encoding RagB/SusD family nutrient uptake outer membrane protein: MKKKILVMLGIAVTLNYSCQKDKLYPVNQTQVSNQDNAPFTTPSRILSQVLALYSTARSGQFLGGRYTVYNEVKADNWVNYSQNSITAYQTWNATVTSTSSEVQNLWAQAYYVINNCNLFIDGMAAKGTSVVGAATAANYIGEAKFVRALSYYCLLQLYARPYIDGNGSKPGLPLRLTGNSVYGNYDLARSTVAQVYAQVISDLNDAETGLPSTYSDALTNVIRAHKNSAIALKTRVYLAMQAYDKVVTEGNKIVTASAPFTAPTGVANALQADVTKVYAAPYSTTESIFSMPFVSGTENPGTQNQLGYYFYQNAGTKGIAEFYLNPTGVIADPNWKAADKRRSLLYTSVASATAGKVFTLKYPLASPYPDYVPIMRYPEVLLNLAEARARTTNAVDPQAVALLNAVRNRSDASTTFTVASFATATDLINAILQERNIEFLGEGLRNIDLVRLGLTIPAKSTVSAIPSTDSRYIWPIAGDELLYNKLMTPNN, translated from the coding sequence ATGAAAAAGAAGATATTAGTGATGTTAGGTATTGCAGTAACGTTGAATTACTCTTGCCAAAAAGATAAATTATACCCGGTTAACCAAACACAGGTTTCCAATCAGGACAATGCTCCGTTTACTACACCAAGCCGTATCTTAAGCCAGGTGTTGGCCTTGTACTCTACTGCGCGTAGCGGTCAGTTTTTAGGGGGTAGATATACCGTATATAATGAAGTAAAAGCCGATAACTGGGTTAACTACTCGCAAAATAGTATTACCGCTTACCAAACATGGAACGCTACAGTTACCAGTACCAGTTCTGAGGTACAAAACTTATGGGCGCAGGCTTATTATGTAATTAACAACTGTAACCTGTTTATTGATGGTATGGCTGCTAAAGGTACATCGGTAGTAGGTGCAGCTACAGCTGCAAATTATATAGGTGAAGCTAAATTTGTAAGAGCCTTAAGCTATTATTGCTTATTACAGCTTTATGCACGCCCTTATATTGATGGTAATGGTTCTAAACCAGGTTTACCTTTACGTTTAACCGGTAACTCGGTTTATGGTAACTATGATTTAGCCCGCAGTACCGTGGCGCAGGTTTATGCACAAGTTATTTCTGATTTAAATGATGCAGAAACAGGCTTGCCATCAACTTACTCTGATGCGTTAACAAATGTAATCAGGGCGCATAAAAACTCGGCAATTGCTTTAAAAACCCGCGTTTACTTAGCTATGCAGGCGTATGATAAAGTAGTTACCGAAGGAAACAAGATTGTTACCGCTTCTGCACCATTTACTGCACCAACGGGTGTAGCCAATGCATTACAGGCTGATGTAACTAAAGTTTATGCGGCCCCTTACAGTACTACCGAATCTATTTTCTCAATGCCATTTGTAAGCGGTACAGAAAACCCGGGTACACAAAACCAATTGGGCTATTATTTCTACCAAAATGCCGGTACAAAAGGTATTGCGGAGTTTTATTTAAACCCAACCGGCGTAATTGCCGATCCTAACTGGAAAGCAGCGGATAAAAGAAGAAGCTTATTGTATACTTCTGTAGCATCTGCTACTGCCGGGAAAGTCTTTACTTTAAAGTATCCACTTGCGAGCCCATATCCGGATTATGTTCCGATTATGAGATACCCGGAAGTGTTATTAAACCTGGCAGAGGCCAGAGCCCGTACTACAAATGCTGTAGATCCGCAGGCCGTTGCGTTGCTAAATGCCGTACGTAATCGTTCTGATGCATCTACAACCTTTACAGTTGCGAGCTTTGCTACTGCTACCGATTTAATTAACGCAATACTTCAGGAAAGAAACATCGAGTTTTTGGGTGAAGGTTTAAGAAATATAGATCTGGTACGTTTAGGTTTAACCATCCCGGCTAAATCTACGGTATCTGCTATCCCTTCTACAGATTCGAGATATATCTGGCCAATTGCGGGTGACGAATTGCTTTACAACAAGCTGATGACCCCGAACAATTAA